attcagattcaacttcatacaaatgatctctaaatcaacgatagtcctacgtcacccttgcggttataccatagatataacccacttcctgttttttccctCTCCTCTCTCCCCGTCCCAAGGTCCTATCCAACAGGTACGCATCTTCGTGCTTCCTCATAGTAGTAGATCTCTACATCCCACCTTAattctaaattttcaaaaaggaaCATAATCTTGGAATTTCTTGGGAGCAAAACGCCTTCGCTCTTCAGGTGCAGAGACACTTGCGTCAAGACCTAATTCCCGTCCGCTGATCTCACTTGTTTGGTGACCTTCTGATACAGATTCCAAATAATCTTCCTTGTCACCTGTTTCTTGTCCTCCTGACGGTTCTGCttgattttcttcattttccCTTCTTTGTGTATTTTGGACCTGAGCTTCTGcttttttatgatgtgataCATAGCGTTTATATTCGTTTCCTGACCTCAATGACTTGACCGTTACTTCTGACCCCTGTCGCCTGATAACCTTAAACAACTCCGATGAATAATCTGTTGCCAACTTGTTTTCTTTCCTCTGTCGTTTAACATATACCAAATCCCCATTTCCAATCGCATTACTACGAGCCTTTCGTTTGTTATCTGCATATTCTTTCCCTTTCTCTTTAACGATTTTATCCCGATCCCTCACCTCTTCATCTGCTTTTCGTTCCGGTATTGCTGGCAGCTAATTCCTGATCCTACGTCCAAACAGCAATTCCGACGGGGACCTACCAGTGGTCGGGTGAGATGTAGAATGGTATGCCAGCAGATATTTCCGCAACTCAAGGCGCCAATCTTTGCCCAGCTCCTGCGATATTCGCAACCGTTTTAAGATACTCCGATTCTGACGTTCCACCTCACCGTTTGCCTGCGGCCAGTACGGTATGGTATTAACCAACTCAATGTTGAATTCCTTACAGAATGCTTTAAGCTCCTTACACTCGCTACCCAATTGGGGTCCATTATCGGCTCTCATTGTGATCGGAACTCCGAAACGACCGAACATCGTCGATAGTTCTCGGATTGTATCAGAAGCTGTAATGTCCCACATTTCTACTACTTCTACGAAACGGCTGTAATAGTCAACTACTACAAAAAGCCATTGACCTTCCGGCAGtggtcccaaaaagtcgatagCTATTTCCTTCCAGGGTCCATCCGGCAGCTGTTTCCTTGTCATAGGTTCCGGTACGTCTGGTGCAGATACCAATATGCATCCTCGGCAATTCCTCACAAAGTTCTCTACCTCTCTGTCCATCTTGGGCCACCATACTGATAAACGCAACGTTGATTTCATCATTGAGGAACCCAGGTGACCCTCATGCGCAATTTGAAGAACCCGTGATCGTAATGCTCGTGGAACAACTATACGATCTCCGCGTAATAAAAGATCTCCTACTTGGCAAAGTTCATTAG
The Toxorhynchites rutilus septentrionalis strain SRP chromosome 2, ASM2978413v1, whole genome shotgun sequence genome window above contains:
- the LOC129767032 gene encoding uncharacterized protein K02A2.6-like, whose translation is MADASPIGLGALLIQVDKHGKHRLISYASKSLTSTEKRYCHTEKEALALVWGVEKFYIYLYGIEFEILTDCKALIYLFTPRSRPCARIERWVLRLQGFDYVVTHIPGDQNQADVLSRLSTLRPVAFDQREEIMITEITDYAANAVAVPWGQMVEVSKVDEEIQQVLDLMGQDKRDELPIEFRMFANELCQVGDLLLRGDRIVVPRALRSRVLQIAHEGHLGSSMMKSTLRLSVWWPKMDREVENFVRNCRGCILVSAPDVPEPMTRKQLPDGPWKEIAIDFLGPLPEGQWLFVVVDYYSRFVEVVEMWDITASDTIRELSTMFGRFGVPITMRADNGPQLGSECKELKAFCKEFNIELVNTIPYWPQANGEVERQNRSILKRLRISQELGKDWRLELRKYLLAYHSTSHPTTGRSPSELLFGRRIRN